A genomic region of Gammaproteobacteria bacterium contains the following coding sequences:
- a CDS encoding deoxyribodipyrimidine photo-lyase, with translation MSETTLVWFRQDLRLKDNPALNAARESDNPMVLVYILDETIDPDEQIGGAAKWWLHHSLDALAQSIEKTGNRLVLRRGDPLEILEEIAEKADITEVHWNRVYEPQAIARDKEIKAALCDRDIDVSSHNGSLLFEPWTVKNQAGKPYKVYSQYWRRGCLQNKPQWPELNGKPRKLAASKKKIASDKLKDWALLPSDPDWAEEFDVWQPGEKGAAMRLRQFIDKGLDGYKELRNRPDMEKVSRLSPHLHWGEIAPWHVWAAVESADAADRSISRKDVEHFLSEIGWREFAYHLLYHFPTLPVKNWREQFDGFPWKKSKKKLKAWQKGQTGYPIVDAGMRELWATGWMHNRVRMIVASFLIKDLMIHWREGERWFWDTLVDADLANNSSSWQWVAGSGADAAPYFRIFNPVTQGEKFDPDGEYVRRWVPEIAELDEKVLHHPWDADADELKDAGVKLGKTYPKPIVDHAEAREAALAAYQQIKK, from the coding sequence ATGAGTGAAACAACTCTGGTGTGGTTTCGTCAGGATTTGCGGCTCAAGGACAACCCGGCGCTAAACGCTGCGCGTGAATCTGACAACCCGATGGTGCTGGTTTATATCCTCGACGAGACGATCGATCCGGACGAGCAGATTGGCGGCGCTGCAAAGTGGTGGCTGCATCACAGCCTTGATGCGCTGGCGCAATCAATCGAGAAAACCGGCAACCGGCTGGTGCTGCGCCGTGGTGACCCGTTGGAGATCCTCGAGGAAATCGCTGAAAAGGCCGATATTACCGAGGTTCACTGGAACCGCGTCTACGAACCGCAGGCCATCGCGCGCGACAAGGAAATCAAGGCGGCACTTTGTGACCGTGACATCGACGTGAGCAGTCACAACGGCAGCCTGTTGTTTGAGCCATGGACGGTCAAAAACCAGGCCGGCAAACCCTACAAGGTTTACTCGCAGTACTGGCGCCGCGGTTGCCTGCAAAACAAGCCGCAGTGGCCGGAGCTGAATGGCAAACCACGCAAACTCGCTGCCTCGAAGAAAAAGATTGCCTCGGACAAGCTGAAGGACTGGGCATTGTTGCCAAGTGATCCCGACTGGGCCGAAGAGTTTGATGTCTGGCAGCCAGGTGAAAAAGGCGCGGCAATGCGTTTACGCCAGTTCATCGACAAGGGCCTTGATGGCTACAAGGAGCTGCGTAACCGACCTGACATGGAAAAGGTTTCGCGCCTGTCACCACATCTGCACTGGGGTGAAATTGCGCCGTGGCACGTTTGGGCTGCGGTCGAGAGCGCCGACGCTGCTGATCGCAGCATCTCGCGCAAGGACGTCGAGCATTTTCTCAGCGAAATCGGCTGGCGCGAGTTTGCCTATCACCTGCTGTATCACTTCCCTACCCTGCCGGTGAAAAACTGGCGCGAGCAGTTCGACGGTTTTCCCTGGAAGAAAAGCAAGAAGAAGCTGAAGGCATGGCAGAAGGGGCAGACCGGTTATCCCATCGTCGACGCTGGCATGCGCGAGCTATGGGCCACCGGCTGGATGCACAATCGCGTGCGCATGATTGTGGCTTCTTTCCTGATCAAGGATCTAATGATTCACTGGCGCGAAGGTGAACGCTGGTTCTGGGACACGCTGGTCGATGCCGATCTTGCCAACAACAGTTCCAGTTGGCAGTGGGTAGCAGGTTCCGGTGCCGATGCAGCACCCTACTTTCGGATCTTTAACCCGGTCACCCAGGGTGAAAAATTTGACCCGGACGGCGAATACGTGCGCCGCTGGGTGCCGGAGATTGCCGAACTCGACGAAAAGGTGCTTCATCATCCGTGGGATGCCGACGCGGATGAGCTTAAAGATGCCGGGGTAAAACTCGGCAAGACCTACCCCAAACCAATCGTCGACCATGCCGAAGCGCGTGAAGCGGCACTGGCTGCCTACCAACAAATCAAAAAGTAA